In Zygosaccharomyces rouxii strain CBS732 chromosome A complete sequence, the genomic window AGGTATGACTACTATGACCACACAAAATGCTAACAAGTTGCAAAACGGAAATCAATCTAGTAGTGGAAGTGGTGCTTCCAAATTCCATGTACGTAACCAATCTGCCATgttttcatccaattctATGATGCTCGGTGGACCAAGTGCTGCACCTGTGCCAGTACCTTCCTCGATCGAATCCCTAGACACTTCAATCATTCATCCTGATTGCGTACAACAACCACCTCTGAACCATATGCCCTTCGGTTATCCCTTGATCCATACAATGTGCTTTGTGACATGTTActctgaagatgaacaagGTTTGAGAACAACTTTAGATTCTCTTTCGACTACAGACTACCCCAATTCTCATAAACTGATCATGGTGGTCTGTGACGGGTTGATCAAAGGTTCTGGTAATGATCAAACTACACctgaaattgttcttgGTATGATGGATAATTTCGTGGTACCACCAGAGGATGTTCAACCTCACTCTTATGTTGCTGTTGCCTCCGGTTCTAAGCGTCACAACATGGCCAAGATCTACGCAGGTTTCTACAAATATAACGATGAGACAGTTCCACCGGAGAACCAACAACAGGTACCTATGATTACTGTGGTCAAATGTGGTACACCAGATGAACAGGGTTCTGCTAAACCTGGTAATAGAGGTAAGCGTGATTCTCAAATCATTTTGATGTCTTTCTTACAAAAGATGACCTTTGATGACAGAATGACAGAATTGGAGttccaattgttgaagaatatATGGCAAATTACGGGTCTCATGGCTGATTATTATGAGACTGTTATCATGGTGGATGCTGATACTAAAGTCTTCCCAGATTGTTTAACGCATATGATTGCTGAGATGGTAAAGGATCCATTAGTGATGGGTCTATGTGGTGAGACAAAGATTGCCAATAAGGCCCAATCATGGGTCACCATGATCCAGGTGTTTGAATATTATATTTCACATCATCAAGCTAAGGCGTTCGAATCCGTTTTTGGATCTGTGACCTGTTTGCCAGGTTGTTTTTCCATCTATAGAATCAAATCTCCAAAGGGACCTGATGGGTATTGGGTCCCAATTTTGGCCAACCCTGATATTGTGGAACGTTATTGTGATAATGTCACAGACACTTTGCATAAGAAAAACTTGTTGTTATTAGGTGAAGATAGATTTTTGTCATCGTTGATGTTAAGAACTTTCCCCAAGAGAAAGCAAATATTTGTTCCTAAAGCTGCTTGTAAGACAGTGGCTCCTGATGAATTCAAAGTTTTGCTTTCTCAACGTCGTCGTTGGATTAACTCCACGGTGCACAATCTTTTCGAGTTGGTTTTAATCAGAGATCTTTGCGGAACCTTCTGTTTCTCAATGCAATTTGTTATTTTTATTGAATTGATTGGTACTCTAGTTTTGCCTTTAGCCATTTGTTTTACCATTTACGTGGTGATCTTTGCCTGTGTCAGTAAACCCACTCCTATCATTACATTGGTGCTGTTGGCGATTATTCTTGGTCTGCCAGCTttaattgttgttgtcaCGGCAACTAGATGGTCCTACTTGGGGTGGATGTTCATCTATCTCTTAGCATTaccaatttggaatttcgTTTTACCTTCTTATGCATATTGGAAATTCGATGATTTCTCCTGGGGTGATACTAGAACCATTGCAGGTGGTAATGGGAAAGGTGGtcatgatgaaaatgaaggtgaattTGACCATTCCAAGATTAAAATGAGAACTTGGAGAGAATTCGAAAGAGAGGAAAGAATTGCAAGAGCAGAGAAGTAATTTAACTGTTTTACTTCTAAACAGTAGGGGAAAAGATATTCGTTAAAAGCATGTATAGTTATCTATTTTCTTGAGTTATTCAATTCTCAAGATTGGAATGatattagaaaaaaaagaaagcaAAATATTTATAATGAATAAACGGTAAAATTTAGTATTTGGTTACCTGAACCGAATTCCTTCAGAACATTTTCAGTTTCTCCCCAAGGAACTCCAAATATACCACTGTTTATCTTGGGCATTTCTAATTTGTAATCCTTGAGCGGTTTATCCAATTTGTGAAGTACAGAATTaatatctttttcaattggatcTTGAATTGCATTTCCGCCTTCATAAACCCAAGTTCTGACGTTCTTTAAACCTTGTTCGGTATAATTAAGAATCGATCTCTTGTAATCATGACTGGCGCCACCAAAGGCGGAAGTGAAGAGACAACATATGATTAGATCATCATCCTTGTAACTTGGAATGAACAGACATTTACCCAATAATTCATTACCATATTTGTCACAGGCATCTACGTAAACTTGTTCAGCCTTGGGATAACGAGCTGCTAATTGATATGCAATTCCCCCACCCCATGACCCACCACAATTACATGAATGGATCAAAATACGGGGATAACCGGTAACAGGAAGAATATTACCAACTGTATATGTAATGTTACTCATATTGTAGCTCCTTCGTGATTTACGTCTCGGATAGTAATGCAGAAGAATGCGGTTCATGCATGGAAGgatgtatatatatatatatatatatatttgtATCTGCAGAAGGATAATGGCCCCTAAACTCGTGAAGTCAGCAGCATGAAGATCATATGAGGACCCGTTCTAAACAAAAGACCaattaaaaaattcaagtATCTATATAAGAACCAAAAATAAAAGGGCTACAATGAATCCCTTATTCTATGTAACGAGTGTGAATTATATCATGACTTAATATCATTACAATGAAAATAATTATAGTGAGTGCACTATAATCAGtagaaaattttttcagGATCGACTTCAGCTAAATCGACTTTATCATCCAAtaaatctttcttcatcatggTCAATCTCCATTCGTGTTCAAAATCCTCTACATCAGCCCAATATTGGTACCAACCCTTCTCTCTaaggaaatttttaacTGGAGTTCCGGGAACAGGCCAAATATAACATAGCACTCCGTAAACTAGGAATGCAATTACATAACCGACCCAGTAATTCAAATAGTAAATTCTTAATGCTCCAACACCAACAGTAACTTGAGGCGCGCCGACAGTACCAATAAAACCTGGTAAATTGGGAGCAATACTGAGGAAATAGGCTACTAGAGCTCTCCAGTTTATCCCCCATCTATTGCCATACATGTAAAAGGAACCCTTTTGATTGGAATACAAATGCATCAATTTGATATAACCCCTTCTTACTAGGAAATAATCACAACATACCACACCTGCGATAGATGATAAGAAAATTGCATATGCTGAAAGGGCCATTGTGAATTTACTTGAAGAAGCCATCATATTCCAGGGGCAAATGCACAATGCGATAGCGGCACAGAACAATGAACCACGTTTAATGTTGATGAACCTAGGTAATATTGAAGTCATATCAGTACCAcatgataaagaattggctgAAATATTAGTACCCAATTGTGCTATAATAAAGACAAAGACGATCAGGAAGACACCGGCTCTAGTACCACTTGAGTAGGAGCTGTCGAGGAATTTACCTAAAACGTCAATTGGAGACCAGTAATTGATACCATAAAGTTTGTAACCGGCAGCAGTCACCAAAATACCGATTAGACAAGTTAGAGAAAATAGGAAGGGAATAGAAACCAATTGgattaaagatgaagagtTTGGAGTTGTAGAGAATCTTGCAAAATCTGGGGCATTGACGATTAAAGTGGCAAAGTTTGCTAAACAGTTAATCAAAGATCTGATGAAGACCCATGAAAATGCAGAACCATGAGGATGGTATTCACTCAAATTACCCATTGCTAGATGACCATGCGATTTAACCACAGCCCAAATTAAAAACCCAAAGGCTGCAAATGGAACTAAAGCAGCTTTCACCGCAAACAGATATTTCAGCTTATGTGGTGGAATTAATAAAAATGGGATACTAACAACccagaagatgaaaaaactCATGAATTCAAATGTAGTTGCGTTATCAGAACCGAAATGGTTAGGAATTTTTGTGTTTAAATCATtaccaaaaattgatcttaACAGCAATGATACCAGTGTACCACCTAACCAAGCTTGCACTGCGTACCATACAATAGCCATTACGATACGGTTAACAATTGGCCATGCGGAAAAATAGACACCGAAACTTGCCCTCACAGATACGGGGAAACAGACATGGTATGCTGCACCGAATCTAGACGCTAAAACGACAAAGATACCTGTACATAAATAACCAATCCAAATGGAAATCCAACATTGCCACCAATTTAAACCAATTTGCATACCTGAGGACGCTACTTGCCATGTGTTAATGTTAAAACAATCCGCTAACCAGtagtagaagaaattatgCCATCCCcaaattcttctcttgCTTTCCACCGGTTTTAAATCGCTGTTGTTAAGAAATGATCTCGAAAAAGGAATTCCTATGGTTGATTTATCTACTACAAGCCAGTTGTAGTAAAATTTTTGCCATTTTCCTTGAGGTTCAATTTCAGGTTCCCAGACGTCTTCGACAACACCAGTTGTTCCTTCGTACgcttcatcttccttaACAGCAATCTTATCTTTATGATCAAtgctactactaccaccGTCGCCATCACCATCGACATAGTTTTTATCACTGCTCGAGTTTACATTTTCGAACTCTGCCTGTCTGCTAGACACGGGTGGGACGTGTGATTGGCGACTAAACATAATAGCTAGATCATCATGAGGTGGTGATCTTACTTGTTGTATTCCATGTTGGcgatcttcttcattataATCATTAGCTTCTTGTTTTCTCTTGccaaaaaatttcagacGCATCTTCTATAAAGTAGGTTCTTTGCTATTTGTCTTATTGAATATTTCCTAGCTATAGGTAGATTGAGTCATGACTCCGATTCCATTTCGACAAATGCTCAACTACCAAGACTACTTATATTGTGTATTTTCCTTATCAGAGTTGAACCAATTCTCTACTGTCGATGCAATCTTATCAGGATAATTCGTAATGTGTAATATTTCATCTCTTTTCAGATCGGTTCACGACATCGCCTTTCTTCATAGGGCGAATTATTGTTTCTCTAATTTTCACCAGTTTGAGTCGGACATCGTCCACCATCAAACAAAATGGTAAACGAAAATTGCCAAACAGGATAATCGGTGAGATGCGGATTTCGGAAAAATGCGTTAATCCTTAATCTCGTAAGGCAAAAGGACCGACGGCGATTCGAATGGTCAATTTAACAAGAAAGCGACGGAGAAGAAAATTGCAGTGGTTCTTTTGGATGATATCAGATAGATCATAAGGAAGATATGacataaaaaaaatccaGGAAGGGGTATTTCAactattattactataCTAATACCTACATGCTATTCTACATaagttgaagaaacaaaaaagtcggatgaaaaaagaaaaaatgaaaaaaaaattgttttggAGTTTGATAAAGCGCTTTTCTTTGCTGGACTAACCTCCTCATGCATATCATACTACGATCATTTACGCTTGATGATTCTCTTGATCACTGCAAATGGGTTGAAAATACTAACACCCCTCACAGAGAAAATGTAGTAAATACCAACCATGGCGAACATGTTGAAGACGATGTATACCCAGTAGAAACCAAAGTTTCTCCAAAGATTTCCATAGTAAACGCCTCTTTGAGCCATGTAGTCATCACCAACAGATACTTGACAGTAGGCGCAATTAGAAGTTGCGTCAGGATTTGCAATGTAACCTTGAGCTTGCTTCATAAAACCGTTCATATATTCACCGCAAGTCTTACCTTGAGGTGGATCGAAATAGTTGAGTTCTTTCTTCTTGCAAACGACTGGTTTTTTGTGTAGCACAATAGCGACCAgattttgaatgaaataaGTGAAGGGAGAAACCTTCCACATAAAAGTCCAAAATCCGGGCATTAAACTCACTGGTTGAGTTACACCACAGAATTGAATCATCATGGACAGAATCAAACCCATGATGACGTTTGcagatggtaaattgggGGACATGTAAAGAATCGTTAGACCCAACCCGACGTAGTATAATTGGAACATGATACAGTAgttcaagaaaaagacGGCAGATCTAGATGCTTCGAACCAAACTCTCAATGGGAAATAAGAGGCacagaagaaaaaggtCGAGAATAATATGTGGTATGGGATTTCAGCCATGTATTGGGTGATAAGCAAAAGTGACCAATGGAACATATTTGATTTGGATTCACGAACTTCAAACAATTCACGAGACGATATAGCTCTTGCTTGGATTTGATTCATTGAAGGTGCTGCGACAATAACGGAAATAAAGGCAGCAAACATGGTATCTTGTAACCCGACATAACTTTTACCGGGATTGAAAAAGGTCCAACCGATGAAAAGACCTGCAGTAACCTGTAACATACATTTCGAAAAAATATAAGGTACATCTCTCCAGAACATCAAATTTGTTCTTAACCAAACATATTTGAATTGGTAAAAGTAATCAGTAGCATATTTGGTGGGTGCGctaccaatttcttcattagtACATTCTTGatttgccaatttttcaatccattCGGAAGCCTTCTGCTCTGTTGCACCATATTCATCAGATTTCTGCCAGATTTCGTGCCAGTCGTCTTTGACAGTAGCAGTAGCACCTGCACCAATAGCCTCCAAGATGTATTCAGCAggattttccttttcttcacaATGTCTAGCACCGTTTCTTTCGAAATAGTCCAGCACAATAGAAGAGTTTTCACCGATATCACCAAAATAAACAGTTTGACCacctttcttcaacaataataatctgtcaaattgttcaaacAATGTAGCGGAAGGCTGATGGATGGTACAAAGAATACTTTGACCAGCCcttgaaattcttttcaacagTTGAACAATGGCCCATGAAGATTGAGAATCTAAACCAGAGGTAGGTTCATCCAGGAAAAGTAAGAGATCGGGCTTAGAAACTAATTCTACACCAatggataatttttttctctgTTCCACGTTTAACCCTGCACCAAGACCACCAACTAGGGCATCAGCATACTCTTCCATATCCAACAACTTCATAACGGTTTCCGCATCTGCAACTTTTTCTGCGTCAGGAATACTTTGAGGTCTTCTCAAACGagctgaaaagattaaggATTCTCTAACTGTCATTTCAGCAATGTGAATATCTTGTTGTTGCACGTAACCggttcttctttcaaaactgCTATCTACTGGTTTACCGTTAATCAACATATCACCTGTCACTACACCAACATTGACACGTTTAGCCAAAGTGTTTAATAAAGTAGTTTTACCGGCACCTGATTCACCCATCAAAGCTGTCATGGTTCCCGGTGCCACATAACCAGTAACATTATCCAGAAGAGTTCTTTCACCACCTTTGTAAGGGATGACATAACAAATATTTTTCCAGATAAAAATACCTTTACTAGCAAAATCCTTAAAGGACTGTTCGATTTCTTGGTCGTTGTTAGGAGTAATATCACTACCGCTGGAGTATTTGTCTTTAACATCTTGTACATTCATTTGATCCAtagattccaaatcatcagGGCGATTGTTCTTCTTAGCAGTAGCATTTCTGGTACCTTTCTTAAAGATTAAGgcatcaccaccacctttcACTGGACGTTTGATTTCTGTTATAATTGCTTTAAACACATTGTAACCAATTAAAAAGGCGAACATAATACCGATGTTTCTCCATAAATGCCAGTATATGTATTGGTATTGGACATTCAAGTAATCATCACCCAAAACCCAGGACCTACCCTTTTTCGATCCAATGAAGGCACAAACTCTTTCAGAGTCTGGTACGTTTTCATAGCCAGGACCCGATGGTACCAAAGAACCTTTACCACAAGCCATGTGTCTACCGTGGAATTCAGACTCAAGCATACCTTCAAATGCATATCTGATTGGTAAAACATATGAAATCCATTTGAACCATGGATGCATATTGGGTAATTGGATCATATAGGTAGAATACATCGAAATGGCAAACATGACCAAACCTGCAATGGAGTTAGCTTGAGAAATATCATCACAAGCTGATGCAATTAGATCGAATAAAGCATAGATCGCTTCAGAGCACATAGCAAGGAACCAATAAACTCTGAAGAAACTGGCAGCGGTTCTGTTCAAACCTGCTAAGAAATAcagaataataatgaacAATGTTAGACCAATCATTCTAAATGGTGCACCAGAAAAAGTAGAACCTAGGGCTTCAGCTGCAGGATGATACAATGAATACGTTTTATGCTTTTGTAGAATAGGCCTGTGATCAAAAGAGATGTTGGCCAAACCCATCAAAGAGTAATACAATAGGGCAAAATAAAGAACACCACCACGAGAGAAAGCACCTGCTGTTGAGGCTGGAGAATTGTAAAAAGCAGAACCTGTAATAAAAGCTTGAATTACAGCTGCGGCAATGTTAATCACAGTATAAGCCTTATTACCATAAACGTTCTGGAATCCTCTAACGGTACAAAGTCTAATTTGTTCCGGAAATGAAACGGTGTAATAAGATTTATCTCTAgcatatttggatttttcgGCTTTCATGGTTTCGGCAAAGAACTGCTTAGTGGCTTCAGGGTCAACACTAGCTTTGTATTCTTGAATAGCTTTCTTTAGGTTGGCACATTCCTCAGAATTCAACCAATAATTTTCTAAGTCTTCTGCTGTACGTGGGACTTTATTTTCGTAACCTTCACGAACAACGTGGAAACCGTTTGGATCTGTCAATGAGGTTAAAAATTCCGCAGTTGCTTGTCTTGGTGGACACAAGTAGCCCATTTTCTCAAAGTATGCCTTTGCATCTCTAGCTGAACCATAATAAATTTGTCTACCACTGTGCAAAACTGTAACTttatcaaaagtttcataGATGTTTTCACTCGCTTGATAGATGGTAACAAACGCTGTGGAATTTAACAAATTGGTCATGATACGGATTGCCATTGCATATTCTAACGCCGTTGACGCATCCAAACCTCTGGTAGCATTATCCCAGCAGTAAAAAGTACCTCTAGCCGCTAACGCTTCAGCAATGGAAACTCTTTTCctttcaccaccagaaaCACCACGAACAAAATCGTTACCAACCTTAGTATCGTAGGTATGGGTTAAACCAAAGATCGTTGCGTATAGGTCACGGGTTTCACGGATGTACTCACTTCTAGAGACGTTATTGACTCTGATAGCCGGTGTTTTACATGCAATGGCAAAGTCCAATGTTTGCTTAACTGTAAGATAAGGAAAATGGACATCTAACTCACCATTGTAGATAACGTCACTTCTGTAGTGCTTCATCATAGTATCTTGTGGAACACCATCGTACATAATATCACCTTCCACACCACCTGCAAATTGGTCAGTCACCCCTGCTGCTGTCTTTAAAAACGATGAGCATCCGGAACCTGGTCTACCTAGAACCAAAACCATTTCACCAGGTAGTGCAAACGCATTAACATTGCGAATAATTTTTCTCATACGTCTATGTCTTACACCTTTtagaaatttgaagatggtgtAAGGTAAAAGTGCAATATCAGCAAACGTCGAGCcttccaaaaatgaattatCAAGCCCTGTTGCTGAAACATCTTCCATGGTAATACCAGTTTTCCTGAAGTCGATACCTTGTGAACTAGCATTCTTAACAAAGTGCCttagaattttttcagcatcgaatccatcttcatcatctacaGATGATAAATCAAACTTTCCATCTGCCGATTTCCGTTTTGAAAGTGTTCTTGCTAATGATTCAACTTTAGAAGCAAGTTCTGGTGTAAATGTAGAACCTTGACCATTACTTTTGTATTTCGCTAACATTTCATGTAATTCTACATCATCGTTAGCACCTCTCTCTATATCTCCCCGACTGAAACCAGATGTATTTGCACCGGTGTTACCTTCTGTATGACCGACACCAACCAAGCTACCGCCATCGTAGGATATGGGCGAATTTGAATCAATAGGTGATGAGGAACCTGTCTCGAGAACGTTTCCTTTTTTCATCACGTCTTAGTATCACAGCgtatcttcaaattgatgaaagatGTGAGTGACAGACGGTCAAGTGCTGAAATGATAACGATAAACGGTTCATCGGGCATACCGTGGTCTGTCAACATGTGTATAAATACGCTTAGTTTTCTATGCAATGGCAAATAGATTTCGTAATGCTCGCTTGGGTAAAAAGAAAGCAGAGGACATATGTCCGTCCATTAGTAAGTCATATTTCCGCTTAGTATCCGCGGATATTAACGGAGAATCATTTCGGAGAAATCCCAGCggaggaaagaaaaagacgAAGTGAGCACTGTTGATGTCACA contains:
- the CHS3 gene encoding chitin synthase CHS3 (similar to uniprot|P29465 Saccharomyces cerevisiae YBR023C CHS3 Chitin synthase III catalyzes the transfer of N-acetylglucosamine (GlcNAc) to chitin required for synthesis of the majority of cell wall chitin the chitin ring during bud emergence and spore wall chitosan): MNNYGAEDEYYVNFNQDQESLLRSRLGSHRSGSTKRAGSLVRPERNRFNNPDNPHYYYVQKAQEQKDHLDIQPSTTGVLPTPGLRRTAESSGSLNSSVNLPSSRSRRNLSEVQEDFPMRDMSGKGTRDGNSNSGPNDLHNEDLMELEHEDYLSEENPVLKAPKPAAPDLRNKKSKPLSPWMIYCYVVTFWAPAPLLSLFGMPKKERQMAWREKMGLLSVICYVGVFVAYLTFGFTKTVCSSSKLRLRNNYVDPGYMIMNGKAFSLDSSSHPAAAGIDAGANVLYPPINGSGKDASFLFQNVNGNCHDLIKPRENCTIPHDDDNNLAWYFPCALFSQDGSTKPNFTKPRYYDGWACHTSKAARDAYYSLESSADVYFTWDDIRNSSRNLVVYNGHVLDLNLLDWLERDQVTYPPMFDDMRHSNLQGYDLSIILATSHEKKVARCLTEIIKVGEVDSKTVGCLASDVVLYSSLVFILSVVILKFLVSCYFSWVVARKQGAYAVDNKTMNRQLNNIEDWSENLYSQGPMKKVAPELRPGHRNNPSRQSKFDIFKKRGTRSFGVNEITNEMDNDDDYLFADGSYKGMTTMTTQNANKLQNGNQSSSGSGASKFHVRNQSAMFSSNSMMLGGPSAAPVPVPSSIESLDTSIIHPDCVQQPPLNHMPFGYPLIHTMCFVTCYSEDEQGLRTTLDSLSTTDYPNSHKLIMVVCDGLIKGSGNDQTTPEIVLGMMDNFVVPPEDVQPHSYVAVASGSKRHNMAKIYAGFYKYNDETVPPENQQQVPMITVVKCGTPDEQGSAKPGNRGKRDSQIILMSFLQKMTFDDRMTELEFQLLKNIWQITGLMADYYETVIMVDADTKVFPDCLTHMIAEMVKDPLVMGLCGETKIANKAQSWVTMIQVFEYYISHHQAKAFESVFGSVTCLPGCFSIYRIKSPKGPDGYWVPILANPDIVERYCDNVTDTLHKKNLLLLGEDRFLSSLMLRTFPKRKQIFVPKAACKTVAPDEFKVLLSQRRRWINSTVHNLFELVLIRDLCGTFCFSMQFVIFIELIGTLVLPLAICFTIYVVIFACVSKPTPIITLVLLAIILGLPALIVVVTATRWSYLGWMFIYLLALPIWNFVLPSYAYWKFDDFSWGDTRTIAGGNGKGGHDENEGEFDHSKIKMRTWREFEREERIARAEK
- a CDS encoding pleiotropic drug resistance family ABC transporter (similar to uniprot|P32568 Saccharomyces cerevisiae YDR011W SNQ2 ABC transporter) gives rise to the protein MKKGNVLETGSSSPIDSNSPISYDGGSLVGVGHTEGNTGANTSGFSRGDIERGANDDVELHEMLAKYKSNGQGSTFTPELASKVESLARTLSKRKSADGKFDLSSVDDEDGFDAEKILRHFVKNASSQGIDFRKTGITMEDVSATGLDNSFLEGSTFADIALLPYTIFKFLKGVRHRRMRKIIRNVNAFALPGEMVLVLGRPGSGCSSFLKTAAGVTDQFAGGVEGDIMYDGVPQDTMMKHYRSDVIYNGELDVHFPYLTVKQTLDFAIACKTPAIRVNNVSRSEYIRETRDLYATIFGLTHTYDTKVGNDFVRGVSGGERKRVSIAEALAARGTFYCWDNATRGLDASTALEYAMAIRIMTNLLNSTAFVTIYQASENIYETFDKVTVLHSGRQIYYGSARDAKAYFEKMGYLCPPRQATAEFLTSLTDPNGFHVVREGYENKVPRTAEDLENYWLNSEECANLKKAIQEYKASVDPEATKQFFAETMKAEKSKYARDKSYYTVSFPEQIRLCTVRGFQNVYGNKAYTVINIAAAVIQAFITGSAFYNSPASTAGAFSRGGVLYFALLYYSLMGLANISFDHRPILQKHKTYSLYHPAAEALGSTFSGAPFRMIGLTLFIIILYFLAGLNRTAASFFRVYWFLAMCSEAIYALFDLIASACDDISQANSIAGLVMFAISMYSTYMIQLPNMHPWFKWISYVLPIRYAFEGMLESEFHGRHMACGKGSLVPSGPGYENVPDSERVCAFIGSKKGRSWVLGDDYLNVQYQYIYWHLWRNIGIMFAFLIGYNVFKAIITEIKRPVKGGGDALIFKKGTRNATAKKNNRPDDLESMDQMNVQDVKDKYSSGSDITPNNDQEIEQSFKDFASKGIFIWKNICYVIPYKGGERTLLDNVTGYVAPGTMTALMGESGAGKTTLLNTLAKRVNVGVVTGDMLINGKPVDSSFERRTGYVQQQDIHIAEMTVRESLIFSARLRRPQSIPDAEKVADAETVMKLLDMEEYADALVGGLGAGLNVEQRKKLSIGVELVSKPDLLLFLDEPTSGLDSQSSWAIVQLLKRISRAGQSILCTIHQPSATLFEQFDRLLLLKKGGQTVYFGDIGENSSIVLDYFERNGARHCEEKENPAEYILEAIGAGATATVKDDWHEIWQKSDEYGATEQKASEWIEKLANQECTNEEIGSAPTKYATDYFYQFKYVWLRTNLMFWRDVPYIFSKCMLQVTAGLFIGWTFFNPGKSYVGLQDTMFAAFISVIVAAPSMNQIQARAISSRELFEVRESKSNMFHWSLLLITQYMAEIPYHILFSTFFFCASYFPLRVWFEASRSAVFFLNYCIMFQLYYVGLGLTILYMSPNLPSANVIMGLILSMMIQFCGVTQPVSLMPGFWTFMWKVSPFTYFIQNLVAIVLHKKPVVCKKKELNYFDPPQGKTCGEYMNGFMKQAQGYIANPDATSNCAYCQVSVGDDYMAQRGVYYGNLWRNFGFYWVYIVFNMFAMVGIYYIFSVRGVSIFNPFAVIKRIIKRK
- the POA1 gene encoding ADP-ribose 1''-phosphate phosphatase (similar to uniprot|P38218 Saccharomyces cerevisiae YBR022W POA1 Phosphatase that is highly specific for ADP-ribose 1''-phosphate a tRNA splicing metabolite may have a role in regulation of tRNA splicing), which codes for MSNITYTVGNILPVTGYPRILIHSCNCGGSWGGGIAYQLAARYPKAEQVYVDACDKYGNELLGKCLFIPSYKDDDLIICCLFTSAFGGASHDYKRSILNYTEQGLKNVRTWVYEGGNAIQDPIEKDINSVLHKLDKPLKDYKLEMPKINSGIFGVPWGETENVLKEFGSGNQILNFTVYSL
- the FUR4 gene encoding uracil permease (similar to uniprot|P05316 YBR021W Saccharomyces cerevisiae FUR4 Uracil permease localized to the plasma membrane) produces the protein MRLKFFGKRKQEANDYNEEDRQHGIQQVRSPPHDDLAIMFSRQSHVPPVSSRQAEFENVNSSSDKNYVDGDGDGGSSSIDHKDKIAVKEDEAYEGTTGVVEDVWEPEIEPQGKWQKFYYNWLVVDKSTIGIPFSRSFLNNSDLKPVESKRRIWGWHNFFYYWLADCFNINTWQVASSGMQIGLNWWQCWISIWIGYLCTGIFVVLASRFGAAYHVCFPVSVRASFGVYFSAWPIVNRIVMAIVWYAVQAWLGGTLVSLLLRSIFGNDLNTKIPNHFGSDNATTFEFMSFFIFWVVSIPFLLIPPHKLKYLFAVKAALVPFAAFGFLIWAVVKSHGHLAMGNLSEYHPHGSAFSWVFIRSLINCLANFATLIVNAPDFARFSTTPNSSSLIQLVSIPFLFSLTCLIGILVTAAGYKLYGINYWSPIDVLGKFLDSSYSSGTRAGVFLIVFVFIIAQLGTNISANSLSCGTDMTSILPRFINIKRGSLFCAAIALCICPWNMMASSSKFTMALSAYAIFLSSIAGVVCCDYFLVRRGYIKLMHLYSNQKGSFYMYGNRWGINWRALVAYFLSIAPNLPGFIGTVGAPQVTVGVGALRIYYLNYWVGYVIAFLVYGVLCYIWPVPGTPVKNFLREKGWYQYWADVEDFEHEWRLTMMKKDLLDDKVDLAEVDPEKIFY